A stretch of Geotrypetes seraphini chromosome 2, aGeoSer1.1, whole genome shotgun sequence DNA encodes these proteins:
- the LOC117355014 gene encoding oocyte zinc finger protein XlCOF6-like: KPFTCTECSKSYTQVSSLKSHQMIHTGYKPFTCTECNKSFTKVSHLKTHQRIHTGCKPFTCTDCNKNFTDRSGLKKHQMIHTGNKPFTCTECNKSFTHSSYLRIHQRIHTGYKPFTCTECNKNFTDRSGLKRHQMIHTGNKPFTCTECNKSFTHSSYLRIHQRIHTGYKPFTCTECNKSFTKVSNLKTHQRFHTGCKPFTCTECNKNFTDRSGLKRHQMIHTGNKPFTCTECNKSFTQVSSLKSHQMIHTGYKPFTCTECNKSFTKVSHLKTHQRIHTGYKPFTCTECNKSFTQVSSLKSHQMIHTGNKPFTCTECSKSYTQSSDLKTHQRIHTGYKPFTCTECNKSFTHSSHLKTHQRIHTGYKPFTCTECNKSFTNSSHLETHQRIHTGYKPFTCTECNKSFTQVSSLKSHQTIHTGYKPFTCTECNKSFTQRSTLKYHQRIHVGDKPYKCTECNKSFTKPSILKVHQRIHVGDKPYTCTECSKSFTQVSSLKSHQIIHTGNKSFTCTECNKNFTDRSGLKRHQMIHTGNKPFTCTECNKSFTRVSSLKTHQMIHTGNKPFTCTECNKNFTDRSGLKRHQMIH; the protein is encoded by the exons aaaccatttacatgtactgagtgtagtaAAAGCTACACCCAAGTTTCAAGTCTAAAGAgccaccaaatgatccacacagggtacaaaccatttacatgtactgagtgtaataaaagcttcactaaaGTTTCACATCTAAAGACTcatcagaggatccacacagggtgTAAACCGTTTACATGTACTGATTGTAATAAAAACTTCACTGATAGATCAGgactaaaaaaacaccaaatgatccacacagggaacaaaccatttacatgtactgagtgtaataaaagcttcactcactcTTCATATCTAAGAATTcatcagaggatccacacagggtacaaaccatttacatgtactgagtgtaataaaaacttcactGATAGATCAGGactaaaaagacaccaaatgatccacacagggaacaaaccatttacatgtactgagtgtaataaaagcttcactcactcTTCATATCTAAGAATTcatcagaggatccacacagggtacaaaccatttacatgtactgagtgtaataaaagcttcactaaaGTTTCAAATCTAAAGACTCATCAGAGGTTCCACACAGGGTGTAAAccgtttacatgtactgagtgtaataaaaacttcactGATAGATCAGGactaaaaagacaccaaatgatccacacaggtaacaaaccatttacatgtactgagtgtaataaaagcttcacccAAGTTTCAAGTCTAAAGAgccaccaaatgatccacacagggtacaaaccatttacatgtactgagtgtaataaaagcttcactaaaGTTTCACATCTAAAGACTcatcagaggatccacacagggtacaaaccatttacatgtactgagtgtaataaaagcttcacccAAGTTTCAAGTCTAAAGAgccaccaaatgatccacacaggtaacaaaccatttacatgtactgagtgtagtaAAAGCTACACCCAA tcTTCAGATCTAAAGACTcatcagaggatccacacagggtacaaaccatttacatgtactgagtgtaataaaagcttcactcactcTTCACATCTAAAGACTcatcagaggatccacacagggtacaaaccatttacatgtactgagtgtaataaaagcttcactaacTCTTCACATCTAGAGACTcatcagaggatccacacagggtacaaaccatttacatgtactgagtgtaataaaagcttcacccAAGTTTCAAGTCTAAAGAGCCACCAAacgatccacacagggtacaaaccatttacatgtactgagtgtaataaaagcttcactcagcgtTCAACACTAAAATATCACCAGAGGATCCACGTGGGAGATAAGCCATAcaaatgtactgagtgtaataaaagtttcactaAGCCTTCTATACTAAaagttcaccagaggatccatgtGGGAGATAAGCCAtacacatgtactgagtgtagtaAAAGCTTCACCCAAGTTTCAAGTCTAAAGAGCCACCAAATAATCCACACAGGGAACAaatcatttacatgtactgagtgtaataaaaacttcactGATAGATCAGGactaaaaagacaccaaatgatccacacaggtaacaagccatttacatgtactgagtgtaataaaagcttcacccGAGTTTCAAGTCTAAAGAcccaccaaatgatccacacaggtaacaagccatttacatgtactgagtgtaataaaaacttcactGATAGATCAGGactaaaaagacaccaaatgatccac